Proteins from a single region of Thermotoga maritima MSB8:
- the efp gene encoding elongation factor P, translating into MIEVGDLKKGMFIIYDGEIYRVLEASKHFMGRGSGLIRTKLKNVKTGFVREVNFPSGEKVQEAELSFRKAQYLYRDGDHYYFMTLDDYEQYALSEEEIGDAKYYLVENMEVDLVFHEGTPIGIELPTTVELTVVETEPSFKGDTVSGGGKPAVLETGLKITVPYFIEVGDKIKVDTRTGEYVGRA; encoded by the coding sequence ATGATCGAAGTAGGTGATCTGAAGAAGGGTATGTTCATCATCTACGATGGAGAAATATACAGAGTCCTCGAGGCGAGCAAACACTTCATGGGAAGAGGAAGCGGACTCATCAGAACAAAACTCAAGAATGTAAAAACAGGATTCGTCAGGGAAGTGAATTTCCCAAGCGGTGAAAAGGTACAGGAAGCAGAGCTCTCTTTTAGAAAAGCCCAGTATCTTTACAGAGACGGAGATCACTATTATTTCATGACTCTCGATGACTACGAGCAGTATGCTCTCAGTGAAGAGGAAATAGGTGATGCAAAATACTACCTGGTCGAAAATATGGAAGTGGATCTTGTGTTTCACGAAGGAACACCTATAGGAATCGAGCTTCCAACCACTGTCGAACTGACAGTGGTAGAGACAGAACCATCCTTTAAAGGCGACACCGTTTCCGGGGGAGGAAAACCAGCGGTCCTTGAAACTGGGCTGAAGATCACTGTGCCATACTTTATCGAAGTTGGTGATAAAATAAAAGTTGATACGAGAACAGGGGAGTACGTTGGAAGAGCATAA
- a CDS encoding tetratricopeptide repeat protein, which yields MRGGNIKAIVYLPLDPEKAKQNNLPVKLPVLAEDLPKVLEEDRIPLDVILRGLEAQYEITKDEYYRSYYVFFLYEKFKQLLREGKLDEAEKILEKAKEVQYDYRYHFYRGLLLKHRGELGEAEIEMRLAISMNDRFAPAYFELAGILKEKNEIEDSLLFYEKAYEVNKEFLLPLLKKGDLLLEEGRLEEAIEEYRRILEKDSNFVEVYERLGVIYNQLQRFKEAEKFFKKALEIERKDHVEYNLSYTLIKLGKLFEALEILKRLYEKNPDDPMVANEYGLLLKTLGLYEEALEVFEDAYRRHKEEEILKYNYGTILLHFEKEKAVSILSEISGELKDRAEFMISLAEKDVVIPSYEEFEWLKDYFFEGTIDVVALSEEIDSEDEDAKRRIERLREGEFPFYDTTLDSSEMLEVILGIMFESPDIFKMEENAVKFVSAFYGSSVMIASTIVLTRTFQYFLAEEEPTMEELLRELVAETQDVNWKFSLRLARFRHADRFDFNRLSDLVIAFLQSIEQGTPVSDDERLKYLLEKLTFQKEG from the coding sequence ATGAGAGGTGGAAATATAAAGGCAATCGTTTATCTCCCGCTGGATCCAGAAAAAGCGAAACAGAATAATCTTCCAGTGAAACTCCCTGTCCTCGCTGAAGATCTCCCGAAGGTACTGGAAGAAGATAGGATACCCCTCGATGTCATATTGAGGGGTCTGGAAGCCCAGTACGAGATCACAAAGGATGAATACTACAGATCCTATTATGTGTTCTTCCTCTACGAGAAATTCAAACAGCTCCTGCGCGAAGGAAAGCTCGACGAAGCCGAGAAAATTCTGGAAAAAGCCAAGGAAGTTCAGTACGACTACCGCTATCATTTCTACCGTGGACTTCTCCTGAAACACAGAGGAGAGCTTGGAGAAGCAGAAATCGAAATGAGGCTCGCCATTTCGATGAACGACCGTTTCGCACCAGCATATTTTGAACTTGCCGGTATACTCAAAGAGAAAAACGAGATCGAAGACAGTCTTCTCTTCTACGAAAAAGCCTACGAAGTCAACAAAGAGTTTCTCTTACCACTCCTCAAGAAAGGAGATCTCCTTCTGGAAGAAGGAAGGCTCGAAGAAGCGATCGAAGAATACAGGAGAATCCTCGAGAAAGACTCCAATTTTGTCGAAGTCTACGAAAGACTGGGAGTTATCTACAATCAGCTCCAACGATTCAAAGAAGCAGAGAAGTTCTTCAAAAAGGCTCTGGAAATAGAACGAAAAGATCATGTGGAGTACAATCTCTCTTACACTCTCATAAAACTCGGAAAACTCTTCGAAGCTCTCGAAATCCTAAAGAGACTTTATGAAAAAAACCCCGATGATCCCATGGTAGCCAACGAATACGGACTCCTTCTCAAGACACTCGGGCTGTACGAAGAAGCCCTCGAGGTCTTTGAGGATGCTTACCGCAGGCATAAAGAAGAGGAGATTCTGAAGTACAACTACGGAACGATCCTGCTTCACTTTGAGAAGGAGAAAGCCGTATCCATCCTCTCGGAAATCTCTGGTGAGCTGAAAGATAGAGCCGAGTTCATGATCTCACTCGCAGAAAAGGATGTGGTGATCCCCTCTTACGAGGAATTCGAATGGCTGAAAGATTACTTTTTCGAGGGCACCATCGATGTTGTTGCCCTTTCGGAAGAAATCGATTCAGAAGACGAGGATGCGAAAAGACGAATAGAGAGACTCAGAGAAGGGGAATTTCCGTTTTACGATACAACACTGGACTCTTCAGAAATGCTCGAAGTGATCCTCGGTATCATGTTCGAATCCCCCGATATCTTCAAAATGGAAGAAAACGCCGTGAAATTCGTCTCCGCGTTCTACGGTAGCTCTGTGATGATCGCCTCCACAATCGTTTTGACGAGAACTTTCCAGTATTTTCTCGCTGAAGAAGAACCTACCATGGAGGAACTTTTGAGAGAACTGGTCGCGGAGACCCAGGATGTGAACTGGAAATTTTCTCTGAGGCTCGCCAGATTCAGGCACGCAGACAGGTTTGATTTCAACAGACTCTCGGATCTTGTTATCGCGTTTCTACAATCCATAGAGCAGGGAACACCTGTATCAGATGACGAAAGGTTAAAATATCTACTGGAGAAACTGACTTTTCAGAAGGAGGGATAG
- a CDS encoding DAK2 domain-containing protein produces MIKKATENLLKHRDEINALNVFPVPDGDTGSNMCSTMLEACKYIDNVKSDDLIEVWKAVKEGALMGARGNSGVILSQILRGMADASPREYITPADFVKMISNARKVAYSAVMRPVEGTMLTVVRVLDERLQGKNFETFEELFDWIVEIARDTVNRTPHMLQKLREAGVVDAGAKGLYYIFEGMRDAVKGNIQVNLEEVEQASVEELQRMAFEEITNRYCTEVAVRRNQVVEKSELEAFLNEIGDSVVLVEQDDLIKLHVHTNHPGQVLEKVIEFGEIVKVKIDNMKLQHEHVISTQPTKEIGVVAVSPGKGISDILKSLGVDVIVPGGQTMNPSFADLKAAVEQTHAKNVFLFPNNANVLLTAKQIAEAFDDRRVIVVPTSFVQECVAAMVEYDPDAEPEDLLKRFEEAISQCVPISVTRAVRDSRYGNRRIRKGEYLLFVRKELVSHGFSLVKVLKEALEKENAHEKEILTVFLGDNYRKPELEKIQKLIGEEFPNLDLEIYEGGQPHYPYLMLLQ; encoded by the coding sequence ATCATAAAGAAGGCAACTGAAAATCTATTAAAACACAGAGATGAAATAAACGCCCTGAACGTGTTTCCCGTTCCAGACGGAGACACGGGGTCCAACATGTGTTCCACCATGCTGGAGGCGTGCAAGTACATAGACAACGTTAAAAGCGACGATCTCATTGAGGTGTGGAAAGCCGTAAAAGAAGGCGCACTGATGGGAGCCCGGGGAAACTCCGGGGTGATACTGTCCCAGATTCTGAGGGGAATGGCGGACGCTTCTCCTAGAGAGTACATCACACCAGCGGATTTCGTAAAAATGATCTCAAACGCCAGAAAAGTCGCTTACAGCGCCGTCATGAGACCCGTTGAAGGAACGATGTTAACGGTCGTGAGGGTTCTGGATGAACGGCTACAAGGCAAGAATTTTGAAACTTTCGAGGAACTCTTCGACTGGATTGTCGAAATAGCGAGAGACACTGTGAACAGAACTCCACACATGCTTCAAAAACTCAGAGAAGCCGGTGTAGTGGATGCCGGTGCAAAGGGCCTCTATTATATATTCGAAGGCATGAGGGACGCCGTAAAGGGAAACATACAGGTTAATCTGGAAGAGGTGGAACAGGCTTCCGTTGAAGAGCTCCAGAGAATGGCCTTTGAAGAGATAACGAACCGCTACTGCACGGAAGTGGCCGTCAGGAGGAACCAGGTGGTTGAAAAAAGCGAACTCGAAGCTTTCCTCAACGAGATCGGTGACTCTGTTGTCCTCGTCGAGCAGGATGACCTGATAAAACTGCATGTTCACACGAATCATCCGGGTCAGGTACTGGAAAAAGTCATCGAATTCGGAGAAATAGTAAAGGTGAAAATAGACAACATGAAGCTTCAACACGAGCATGTGATTTCTACACAGCCCACAAAGGAAATCGGGGTTGTCGCTGTTTCCCCTGGAAAGGGTATCTCAGATATACTGAAGAGCCTCGGAGTGGACGTGATAGTGCCCGGCGGTCAGACTATGAATCCCAGCTTTGCCGATCTGAAAGCAGCCGTGGAACAGACACATGCCAAGAATGTCTTTTTGTTCCCAAACAACGCAAACGTCCTTCTCACAGCAAAACAAATAGCGGAAGCGTTCGACGATAGAAGAGTGATCGTTGTTCCAACTTCCTTCGTTCAAGAGTGTGTGGCTGCCATGGTGGAGTACGATCCCGACGCGGAACCTGAAGACCTTCTAAAGAGGTTTGAAGAAGCCATCTCCCAGTGTGTTCCCATCTCCGTTACAAGGGCAGTGAGAGATTCCAGGTACGGAAACAGACGAATAAGGAAAGGCGAGTATCTGCTGTTTGTCAGAAAGGAACTCGTGTCTCACGGGTTCAGCCTCGTGAAGGTCTTGAAAGAAGCTCTGGAAAAGGAAAACGCACACGAAAAAGAGATACTGACGGTTTTTCTGGGAGATAACTACAGAAAACCAGAACTTGAAAAGATTCAAAAACTCATAGGAGAAGAATTCCCAAATCTCGATCTTGAAATCTACGAAGGAGGACAGCCTCACTATCCTTATTTGATGCTTTTACAATGA
- a CDS encoding formate--tetrahydrofolate ligase, translated as MKPIKEIADQLELKDDILYPYGHYIAKIDHRFLKSLENHEDGKLILVTAVTPTPAGEGKTTTSIGLSMSLNRIGKKSIVTLREPSLGPTLGLKGGATGGGRSRVLPSDEINLHFTGDMHAVASAHNLLAAVLDSHIKHGNELKIDITRVFWKRTMDMNDRALRSIVIGLGGSANGFPREDSFIITAASEVMAILALSENMKDLKERLGKIIVALDADRKIVRISDLGIQGAMAVLLKDAINPNLVQTTEGTPALIHCGPFANIAHGTNSIIATKMAMKLSEYTVTEAGFGADLGAEKFIDFVSRVGGFYPNAAVLVATVRALKYHGGANLKNIHEENLEALKEGFKNLRVHVENLRKFNLPVVVALNRFSTDTEKEIAYVVKECEKLGVRVAVSEVFKKGSEGGVELAKAVAEAAKDVEPAYLYEMNDPVEKKIEILAKEIYRAGRVEFSDTAKNALKFIKKHGFDELPVIVAKTPKSISHDPSLRGAPEGYTFVVSDLFVSAGAGFVVALSGDINLMPGLPKKPNALNMDVDDSGNIVGVS; from the coding sequence TTGAAACCGATCAAAGAGATCGCCGATCAGTTGGAATTGAAAGATGACATTCTCTATCCTTACGGCCACTACATAGCGAAGATCGACCACAGATTCTTGAAAAGCCTTGAAAATCATGAAGATGGGAAACTGATCCTCGTAACGGCAGTTACCCCCACCCCTGCAGGTGAAGGAAAAACTACCACCAGCATAGGACTTTCCATGTCTCTGAACAGAATCGGTAAGAAATCGATAGTTACTCTGAGAGAGCCTTCCCTCGGCCCCACCCTTGGATTGAAAGGCGGTGCAACAGGAGGTGGCAGGTCGAGGGTTCTTCCTTCTGATGAGATAAACCTTCATTTCACCGGAGATATGCACGCCGTGGCCTCCGCCCACAATCTGCTGGCGGCCGTTCTGGACTCGCACATAAAACACGGCAACGAGCTCAAAATAGACATAACAAGAGTATTCTGGAAGCGAACCATGGACATGAACGACCGTGCTTTGAGAAGCATAGTGATCGGTCTTGGAGGCTCAGCGAACGGATTTCCAAGAGAGGACAGTTTCATCATCACGGCCGCTTCCGAAGTGATGGCCATTCTTGCTCTGTCCGAGAACATGAAGGACCTGAAAGAAAGACTTGGGAAAATAATCGTGGCGCTCGACGCTGACAGAAAAATCGTCAGGATCTCTGATCTTGGAATCCAGGGTGCCATGGCCGTTCTTTTGAAAGATGCCATAAATCCCAACCTCGTTCAGACAACCGAAGGAACTCCAGCGCTCATACATTGCGGACCTTTCGCCAACATCGCGCACGGCACCAATTCCATCATAGCGACGAAGATGGCCATGAAGCTCTCCGAATACACGGTCACGGAGGCGGGTTTTGGAGCAGACCTCGGTGCTGAGAAATTCATCGACTTTGTTTCCCGTGTTGGTGGTTTTTATCCGAACGCAGCCGTTCTGGTGGCCACAGTGCGAGCTTTGAAGTACCATGGTGGTGCAAACCTCAAAAACATCCACGAGGAAAACCTGGAAGCCCTCAAAGAAGGATTCAAAAATCTCAGGGTACACGTGGAAAACCTGAGGAAATTCAATCTGCCCGTCGTGGTAGCGCTGAACAGATTCAGCACGGACACAGAAAAGGAAATAGCCTACGTGGTGAAAGAGTGCGAAAAACTCGGTGTGAGGGTAGCAGTCAGTGAGGTTTTTAAAAAGGGCAGCGAAGGCGGTGTCGAACTCGCAAAAGCCGTAGCAGAAGCTGCGAAGGACGTAGAACCGGCTTACCTCTACGAGATGAACGATCCTGTGGAAAAGAAGATAGAGATTCTCGCAAAAGAAATCTACAGAGCGGGAAGAGTGGAGTTTTCCGATACTGCAAAAAATGCCCTCAAATTCATTAAAAAACACGGTTTTGATGAGCTTCCCGTGATCGTTGCCAAAACTCCAAAGTCCATTTCCCACGATCCGTCTCTCAGAGGTGCACCTGAAGGATACACGTTCGTTGTCAGCGACCTCTTCGTTTCCGCCGGGGCAGGCTTTGTTGTTGCGCTTTCAGGAGACATAAATCTGATGCCTGGTCTTCCAAAAAAACCAAATGCTTTGAACATGGACGTAGACGACAGCGGTAACATAGTAGGTGTTTCGTGA
- a CDS encoding exodeoxyribonuclease VII small subunit: MNFEEMMKELEEIVNRLENEDLPLEESIKLFERGVELYRKCKEILQQNRLKIIDVMKELEGEIDASGRDQENELR; this comes from the coding sequence GTGAATTTCGAGGAGATGATGAAAGAACTGGAGGAAATCGTAAACAGACTGGAAAACGAAGATCTTCCTCTCGAAGAATCCATCAAACTCTTCGAACGCGGAGTGGAACTTTACAGAAAGTGCAAAGAGATCCTTCAGCAAAACAGACTGAAGATCATAGACGTGATGAAAGAGCTGGAAGGTGAGATAGATGCTTCTGGACGAGATCAAGAGAATGAGCTACGATGA
- a CDS encoding bifunctional 5,10-methylenetetrahydrofolate dehydrogenase/5,10-methenyltetrahydrofolate cyclohydrolase, translating to MWIDCKTIARSIEERTKERVEKLGFTPKLVSVACTDDPSALSYLKSQRKKAEKLGIAFEIMNVSPEEIVSTLKKLGSDESVNGVFVARPFPLGLDEKEILSSVPVEKDVEGVNPANLGLLLYDEEIFPPCTAEAAVRILERETNLSGKRVTVVGRSVTVGKPLALMLLKKGRDATVTVCHSRTVNLEEITKNSDIVVVAVGRAHFLKKNMVKEGAIVIDVGINYVDGKLQGDVDPSVEEIARVTPVPGGVGQVTTALLFEHVVRAAERQRK from the coding sequence GTGTGGATCGACTGTAAGACAATAGCTCGAAGTATCGAGGAAAGAACGAAAGAGAGAGTAGAAAAGCTCGGTTTCACTCCTAAACTGGTCAGCGTTGCGTGTACAGATGATCCATCGGCCCTTTCTTATCTGAAATCTCAGAGAAAAAAAGCTGAGAAACTCGGAATAGCCTTTGAAATAATGAACGTTTCTCCAGAGGAGATAGTTTCCACGCTGAAGAAACTCGGATCGGATGAAAGTGTAAACGGAGTTTTCGTTGCAAGGCCTTTTCCTCTGGGGCTCGACGAGAAAGAAATCCTTTCCTCAGTTCCCGTTGAAAAAGACGTCGAAGGTGTGAATCCTGCGAACCTCGGACTTCTTCTTTACGACGAAGAGATCTTTCCTCCATGCACGGCTGAAGCCGCTGTGAGAATACTCGAAAGAGAGACAAACCTCTCTGGAAAAAGAGTCACCGTTGTTGGAAGAAGTGTCACCGTGGGAAAGCCGCTCGCTCTGATGCTCTTGAAGAAAGGAAGGGACGCGACCGTCACGGTTTGTCACTCCAGAACGGTGAACCTCGAAGAGATAACAAAAAACAGCGACATCGTGGTGGTAGCCGTCGGTAGAGCACACTTTTTGAAGAAGAACATGGTAAAAGAAGGAGCGATCGTGATAGACGTGGGGATAAATTACGTAGACGGAAAACTCCAGGGAGATGTCGATCCATCGGTTGAAGAAATCGCCAGAGTGACTCCCGTTCCAGGGGGTGTGGGACAGGTAACGACCGCACTCCTGTTCGAACACGTTGTTAGAGCGGCGGAGAGACAAAGGAAATGA
- the dxs gene encoding 1-deoxy-D-xylulose-5-phosphate synthase, with the protein MLLDEIKRMSYDELKRLAEDIRKRITEVVLKNGGHLASNLGTIELTLALYRVFDPREDAIIWDTGHQAYTHKILTGRDDLFHTIRTFGGLSGFVTRRESPLDWFGTGHAGTSIAAGLGFEKAFELLGEKRHVVVVIGDGALTSGMALEALNQLKNLNSKMKIILNDNGMSISPNVGGLAYHLSKLRTSPIYLKGKKVLKKVLEKTEIGFEVEEEMKYLRDSLKGMIQGTNFFESLGLKYFGPFDGHNIELLEKVFKRIRDYDYSSVVHVVTKKGKGFTAAEENPTKYHSASPSGKPKMLSYSELLGHTLSRVAREDKKIVAITAAMADGTGLSIFQKEHPDRFFDLGITEQTCVTFGAALGLHGMKPVVAIYSTFLQRAYDQIIHDVALQNAPVLFAIDRSGVVGEDGPTHHGLFDINYLLPVPNMKIISPSSPEEFVNSLYTVLKHLDGPVAIRYPKESFYGEVESLLENMKEIDLGWKILKRGREAAIIATGTILNEVLKIPLDVTVVNALTVKPLDTAVLKEIARDHDLIITVEEAMKIGGFGSFVAQRLQEMGWQGKIVNLGVEDLFVPHGGRKELLSMLGLDSEGLTKTVLTYIKARSREGKV; encoded by the coding sequence ATGCTTCTGGACGAGATCAAGAGAATGAGCTACGATGAGCTGAAAAGACTGGCAGAAGACATCCGAAAAAGGATCACAGAAGTTGTCTTGAAGAACGGGGGGCACCTCGCATCGAATCTCGGAACAATAGAATTGACACTTGCCCTCTACAGGGTCTTCGACCCGAGGGAAGATGCTATTATCTGGGACACTGGCCACCAGGCTTACACACACAAAATTCTCACCGGTCGTGACGATCTGTTTCACACGATAAGAACCTTCGGCGGTCTCAGCGGTTTTGTGACGAGAAGAGAGTCTCCACTCGACTGGTTCGGGACGGGCCACGCCGGAACTTCCATAGCCGCGGGCCTTGGTTTCGAAAAAGCATTCGAGCTGCTCGGAGAGAAAAGGCACGTTGTGGTCGTCATCGGTGATGGTGCACTCACCTCCGGAATGGCACTCGAAGCACTGAACCAGCTGAAGAATCTCAACTCAAAGATGAAGATCATACTGAACGACAACGGCATGTCCATCTCACCAAACGTAGGAGGGCTCGCCTATCACCTCTCAAAATTGAGAACCAGTCCAATCTACCTGAAAGGAAAAAAAGTCCTGAAGAAAGTCCTCGAAAAAACAGAGATCGGATTCGAAGTCGAGGAAGAGATGAAGTATCTGAGAGACAGTCTCAAAGGAATGATACAGGGAACCAACTTTTTTGAATCCCTCGGTTTGAAATACTTCGGTCCTTTCGACGGTCACAACATAGAGCTACTGGAGAAAGTTTTCAAGCGGATCAGAGACTACGATTATTCATCGGTCGTCCACGTGGTAACCAAAAAAGGAAAAGGGTTCACCGCCGCGGAAGAAAATCCCACGAAGTACCACAGCGCTTCACCATCTGGAAAACCGAAAATGCTCTCCTACAGTGAGCTGCTGGGACACACCCTCTCAAGAGTAGCGAGAGAAGACAAAAAAATCGTCGCCATAACGGCTGCGATGGCCGACGGAACAGGACTTTCCATATTCCAGAAAGAACATCCCGATCGCTTCTTCGATCTCGGGATAACGGAACAGACCTGCGTAACCTTTGGAGCCGCTCTCGGTCTTCACGGAATGAAGCCTGTGGTCGCCATATACTCTACCTTCTTACAGAGAGCGTACGATCAGATCATTCACGATGTGGCTTTGCAGAACGCTCCCGTTCTCTTTGCGATCGACAGATCCGGTGTGGTGGGAGAAGACGGTCCCACCCATCACGGCCTGTTCGACATAAATTATCTGCTTCCTGTCCCGAACATGAAGATCATCTCTCCGTCTTCTCCTGAGGAGTTCGTGAATTCACTGTACACCGTTCTAAAGCACCTCGATGGCCCTGTTGCCATTCGATACCCCAAAGAGTCCTTCTACGGTGAAGTCGAATCCCTCCTGGAGAACATGAAAGAGATCGACCTTGGCTGGAAGATATTGAAGAGAGGAAGGGAAGCCGCGATAATAGCGACCGGTACCATTTTGAACGAAGTTTTGAAGATACCGCTGGATGTAACTGTGGTTAATGCTCTCACGGTGAAACCGCTGGACACAGCTGTTCTGAAAGAAATCGCCAGGGATCACGATCTCATTATCACCGTTGAAGAGGCCATGAAAATCGGTGGTTTTGGATCTTTCGTTGCTCAGAGACTTCAAGAAATGGGATGGCAGGGAAAGATCGTTAATTTAGGTGTCGAAGATCTTTTCGTTCCTCATGGGGGTAGAAAAGAACTTCTTAGCATGCTGGGGCTGGATTCGGAGGGGCTCACCAAAACTGTGCTAACATATATTAAGGCCAGAAGTAGGGAGGGGAAAGTATGA
- the xseA gene encoding exodeoxyribonuclease VII large subunit has protein sequence MKDYTYSVTEINEYIKDLIEGDPYLTNVSVYGEISGVRPRKGHIFFSLVEENARLECVIFGGDNMGIRLQEGRMALVEGSVSVYIPHGTYRFICSNVRYLDQAGMYQIKFETTLKKLLEEGLLSRPKKTVPRFPRKIGIITSRDSAALQDVIRTARERKAPIEIYVFHTSVQGDSAREELIKALRKANEYDLDLVMIVRGGGSKEDLWVFNEEDVIREILRLRHPVVTGIGHEIDRVIADFVADVSMHTPTGAAEYVIPDASEIHEDLDSFFEKLITSLSNRFDMEERRLETLYFRLRMIGRRKLELNEFKIERVKELAAKLRKKLMDYFEHNQKKLDSLGRMLESLNPLRPLERGFVLVKKDEKIVKESTDLKRGDVVSLVFKDGTKKAQVIG, from the coding sequence ATGAAGGATTACACCTATTCCGTTACAGAGATAAACGAGTACATAAAAGACCTGATAGAAGGAGATCCTTACCTCACCAACGTGAGTGTTTACGGTGAGATCTCTGGTGTTCGCCCCAGGAAGGGGCATATTTTTTTCTCCTTAGTTGAGGAAAACGCTAGGCTGGAGTGTGTGATATTCGGCGGAGACAACATGGGAATTCGCCTTCAGGAGGGCAGAATGGCCCTTGTTGAGGGAAGTGTCAGCGTTTACATTCCTCATGGAACCTACAGATTCATCTGCTCGAACGTTCGATATCTGGATCAAGCTGGCATGTATCAGATAAAGTTCGAAACCACCCTGAAGAAGCTCCTTGAGGAAGGTCTCCTCTCCAGACCAAAGAAAACCGTTCCCAGATTTCCCAGAAAAATCGGCATCATCACCTCTCGAGACTCCGCCGCCCTGCAGGATGTGATAAGAACTGCCAGAGAAAGAAAGGCCCCAATCGAAATCTATGTCTTCCACACCTCCGTTCAAGGTGACTCTGCAAGAGAAGAGCTCATAAAAGCTTTGCGAAAAGCGAACGAATACGATCTCGATCTTGTTATGATTGTGAGAGGCGGTGGTTCCAAGGAGGACCTCTGGGTCTTCAACGAAGAAGACGTGATCCGTGAGATCCTCAGGCTTCGACATCCTGTTGTAACGGGGATAGGACACGAGATAGACCGTGTGATAGCGGATTTCGTGGCAGATGTATCGATGCACACCCCAACGGGTGCCGCCGAGTATGTGATACCAGACGCGAGTGAAATACACGAAGACCTTGATTCATTCTTCGAAAAGTTGATAACTTCCCTGTCAAACAGATTCGATATGGAAGAGAGAAGATTGGAAACTCTTTATTTTCGCCTCAGAATGATCGGCCGGAGAAAACTCGAGCTAAACGAATTTAAAATAGAAAGGGTCAAAGAATTGGCCGCAAAGTTGAGAAAGAAACTCATGGATTATTTTGAACACAATCAAAAGAAACTCGACAGTCTCGGCAGAATGCTCGAAAGTTTGAACCCGTTGAGACCTCTCGAAAGAGGGTTCGTCCTGGTGAAAAAAGATGAAAAGATCGTCAAAGAATCTACCGATCTGAAACGAGGAGATGTAGTGTCACTCGTTTTCAAGGATGGAACGAAGAAAGCGCAGGTGATAGGGTGA
- a CDS encoding Asp23/Gls24 family envelope stress response protein produces MAEEYKNIEISDGVIKEIAIRSIEEFLGDVSSKVIKKIRKSLDVTRNPDDSLVIEFKIDVPYGEPIPEYVSKLTEKVKHDVEMMTSMKVESINVTVENVFEKEEELEEEPEEIKEDEEKKE; encoded by the coding sequence ATGGCGGAAGAATACAAGAACATCGAAATATCCGACGGAGTGATAAAAGAAATCGCAATCAGAAGCATCGAAGAGTTTTTGGGAGATGTGAGCTCAAAGGTTATCAAGAAGATCAGAAAGAGCCTCGATGTTACCAGAAACCCCGATGACAGCCTTGTGATCGAGTTCAAAATCGATGTGCCCTACGGCGAACCGATTCCGGAATACGTTTCCAAACTCACTGAAAAAGTCAAACACGACGTCGAAATGATGACATCCATGAAAGTGGAATCCATCAACGTCACGGTGGAGAACGTTTTTGAGAAAGAAGAGGAGCTGGAAGAAGAACCAGAAGAAATCAAGGAGGATGAAGAAAAGAAAGAATAA
- a CDS encoding Asp23/Gls24 family envelope stress response protein yields MRIMLENGELEITLNALKKIVYFATLESYGTVGLGDSRSFFERIFGGDRGIKIEELEDSSLNVDVYIEVEYGVNIREVAKNIADNVAHKLKTLAGCEKLNITVHVVGIR; encoded by the coding sequence ATGAGGATCATGCTGGAAAACGGGGAACTCGAAATTACACTCAACGCACTGAAAAAAATCGTGTACTTTGCGACTCTGGAGAGCTATGGAACGGTAGGGCTGGGAGATTCTCGTTCCTTCTTTGAGAGAATCTTTGGAGGAGACAGAGGCATTAAGATCGAAGAACTGGAAGATTCTTCCCTCAACGTTGATGTGTACATCGAGGTGGAATACGGAGTGAACATCAGAGAAGTCGCCAAGAACATTGCGGACAACGTTGCTCACAAGCTGAAAACCCTCGCTGGGTGTGAAAAGCTGAACATAACAGTCCATGTGGTAGGTATCAGGTGA
- the nusB gene encoding transcription antitermination factor NusB: MKTPRRRMRLAVFKALFQHEFRRDEDLEQILEEILDETYDKKAKEDARRYIRGIKENLSMIDDLISRYLEKWSLNRLSVVDRNVLRLATYELLFEKDIPIEVTIDEAIEIAKRYGTENSGKFVNGILDRIAKEHAPKEKFEL; encoded by the coding sequence ATGAAAACACCGAGGCGAAGAATGAGGCTTGCTGTCTTCAAAGCCCTGTTTCAGCATGAATTCAGAAGAGACGAAGATCTTGAACAAATTCTCGAGGAAATTCTGGACGAAACCTACGATAAAAAGGCAAAGGAAGACGCCCGGCGCTACATAAGAGGTATAAAAGAGAACCTTTCCATGATAGACGATCTCATTTCCCGATACCTAGAAAAGTGGTCTCTGAACCGATTATCCGTTGTGGACAGAAACGTTCTGAGACTCGCCACTTATGAACTTCTCTTCGAAAAGGACATCCCCATAGAAGTGACCATCGATGAAGCCATAGAAATAGCCAAGAGATACGGCACGGAAAACAGTGGAAAATTCGTCAACGGAATACTGGACAGAATCGCCAAAGAACACGCTCCAAAAGAAAAATTCGAACTTTGA